In a genomic window of Dyadobacter fermentans DSM 18053:
- a CDS encoding putative Ig domain-containing protein — protein MLIAVAGSANVYAQRYAASQSSSTTVGRDPILGLALAPGSIESPGNATAGFDNNYATLVSTGLVVSAINISGTATLTLGFASQVPANTQVYVKVKNPRIDGLSLDLGDLVNLLGLLSSDVVDVTTSAGTASSTFVRDGANNTYILVSSSQAFSELTISLNLGNSSGALAVALASITLEVDGAVVYDNLAAAGCDLIPYTYSSVDAAQSGIDVELTPPLTDPQKALDGIVNQADNFSLLQNGNINAVSTVSQTFYLGKAVPAGNQVVAVISRPPSLADVSVLNNITVQAYLGSTPVGGEQSIRSLLLSVDLLNAFSGNALTPVNYTPGGSFDRIVVTSRTVLGVSVLFTGLRIHEIGFRPPVSFTGGTVAAGRVGDTVSSDLFTAKSGNNVSFSIQCGAPSDYTYELFQVSAPGGRTSAGTLPGSVTLNPDGTFSGTPQSGQGGTYTFDVRATNQFGQSAVATFTIVIENSLPVKLIGFKASSEGQTALLSWSTSEETNSDRFEIERSQNGKNWSKIGSLASNGESNTTRYYSYVDASPLKGENLYRLKMVDQDDTFAYSGIQSLTFKGAGLVYPNPVSASESLTLNVGDWSKVKQVKVLNAAGKVVFESSNALYSGISARRLMAGAYVILVTNVDGSVNSQRFVRQ, from the coding sequence ATGTTGATAGCAGTCGCAGGTTCAGCAAATGTGTATGCTCAGCGCTACGCTGCCAGTCAATCGAGTTCTACCACCGTGGGACGCGATCCGATCCTCGGTCTGGCATTGGCACCAGGAAGTATAGAAAGCCCTGGTAATGCGACGGCCGGGTTTGACAATAATTATGCCACACTTGTTTCTACCGGTCTGGTCGTATCGGCTATAAATATCTCGGGAACTGCCACCCTCACGCTCGGCTTCGCGAGCCAGGTGCCTGCGAATACGCAAGTATATGTGAAGGTGAAAAACCCGCGGATCGACGGCTTGTCGTTGGATCTGGGTGATTTGGTGAACCTTCTTGGCTTGTTGTCGAGCGATGTGGTGGACGTGACCACCAGCGCGGGCACGGCATCGAGTACTTTTGTGCGGGATGGCGCGAACAATACGTACATTCTGGTAAGCTCGTCGCAGGCATTTTCGGAATTGACGATCTCGCTCAACCTGGGTAATTCGTCGGGCGCCCTGGCAGTCGCTCTTGCTAGCATCACACTGGAAGTGGATGGCGCGGTGGTTTACGACAACCTCGCTGCCGCCGGATGTGATTTGATCCCTTATACTTATTCAAGCGTGGATGCCGCGCAGAGCGGAATTGACGTTGAGCTGACGCCTCCATTGACCGATCCGCAGAAGGCTCTGGACGGCATCGTGAACCAGGCAGACAATTTCTCTCTGCTTCAAAACGGGAATATCAACGCCGTATCCACGGTTTCGCAAACGTTCTACCTCGGCAAAGCCGTACCGGCGGGCAATCAGGTAGTGGCGGTGATTTCAAGACCTCCTTCCCTGGCCGATGTCTCTGTGCTGAACAACATCACCGTACAGGCTTACCTGGGTAGCACGCCGGTAGGGGGTGAGCAATCGATCCGCAGCCTGCTGCTGAGCGTCGATCTCCTCAATGCATTCAGCGGAAATGCGCTAACGCCGGTGAACTACACACCGGGTGGCAGCTTCGACCGAATTGTCGTTACTTCCCGTACCGTTCTTGGCGTTTCGGTATTGTTTACCGGACTTCGCATTCATGAAATCGGTTTCCGTCCGCCCGTGTCGTTCACAGGCGGGACCGTAGCGGCCGGACGTGTGGGCGACACGGTTTCATCAGACCTTTTCACTGCGAAAAGCGGCAACAATGTAAGTTTCAGCATTCAATGCGGCGCTCCAAGCGACTACACTTACGAATTGTTCCAGGTGAGCGCACCGGGCGGCCGCACATCGGCCGGCACGCTCCCCGGCTCCGTTACTTTGAACCCGGACGGGACTTTCTCGGGAACACCCCAGAGCGGCCAGGGCGGTACTTACACATTTGATGTACGGGCCACAAACCAGTTCGGCCAGAGCGCAGTAGCCACCTTTACCATAGTGATCGAAAACTCATTGCCTGTGAAACTGATCGGCTTTAAGGCGTCGTCGGAAGGACAGACCGCGCTGCTTTCTTGGTCAACATCGGAGGAAACCAACAGCGACCGTTTTGAAATTGAAAGAAGTCAGAATGGTAAAAACTGGTCTAAAATCGGTTCTTTAGCATCCAATGGCGAAAGCAACACCACCCGCTATTACTCATATGTGGACGCGTCGCCTTTGAAAGGGGAGAACCTCTACCGGCTGAAAATGGTGGACCAGGACGACACGTTCGCGTACAGCGGCATCCAGAGCCTGACTTTCAAAGGCGCAGGGCTGGTTTATCCTAACCCCGTGAGCGCTTCGGAAAGCCTCACGCTCAATGTAGGTGATTGGAGCAAAGTGAAGCAGGTGAAAGTGTTGAACGCCGCAGGCAAAGTGGTGTTCGAATCATCGAATGCATTGTACTCGGGTATCAGCGCACGTCGCCTGATGGCCGGCGCCTATGTAATCCTGGTCACGAATGTCGATGGATCGGTTAACTCGCAGCGATTTGTGAGACAGTAA
- a CDS encoding YfbU family protein — MIPESIPLIERQLLINQCKILSVIGDEKERELYEKRIEILEKGYTGLYPKVFNNLYEEVPMSVYNEISDIMKMYSRINDSIRLLPESDRDLLDLASLEFEGFDQDNGMHYYMMSYLVDRMDEHGEYKGRELKSHKSNSLIKYNRMLSVYFGYENALKEQYSSQDLQRFIDEVKSMTVEAQL; from the coding sequence ATGATCCCTGAAAGTATTCCCCTCATTGAAAGGCAGCTGCTGATCAATCAATGCAAGATCCTCTCCGTTATTGGTGACGAAAAAGAGCGCGAACTGTACGAAAAAAGAATTGAAATCCTCGAAAAAGGCTACACGGGTCTGTATCCGAAAGTTTTCAATAACCTGTATGAGGAAGTGCCTATGAGTGTTTATAACGAGATCTCGGATATCATGAAAATGTACAGCCGCATTAATGATTCCATCCGGCTGCTGCCGGAATCCGACAGGGACTTGCTCGACCTCGCATCGCTGGAATTTGAAGGTTTCGACCAGGACAATGGCATGCATTACTATATGATGTCGTACCTGGTGGACCGCATGGATGAGCACGGGGAGTACAAAGGGCGTGAACTGAAATCACATAAGAGCAATTCACTCATTAAATACAACCGGATGCTTTCTGTTTATTTCGGGTACGAAAATGCCCTGAAAGAGCAGTATTCCTCGCAGGATTTGCAGCGGTTTATCGACGAAGTCAAAAGCATGACCGTTGAAGCTCAGTTATAG
- a CDS encoding RNA polymerase sigma factor, producing MAHLRYKQEEELCFWDQFRKGDENAYACLYRSYVHILYQYCSQFTIDKPLIKDCIHDLFVELWRNRMTLGDTTSVRFYLMASIKRKLVRHLNAQQKHTSNEDIPVEYWHINTPSHENHLISEEEFESTNQHLNVAINGLPRRQREAIFLKFYMNLNNHEIADLMKINIQSVYNLVFGALGNLKKQMTLDRLTF from the coding sequence ATGGCTCACCTACGCTACAAGCAAGAAGAAGAACTCTGTTTTTGGGATCAGTTCAGAAAAGGCGATGAAAATGCCTACGCATGCCTCTACCGCTCTTACGTTCACATTCTTTACCAGTACTGTTCGCAATTCACGATCGACAAGCCTCTGATCAAAGATTGCATCCACGATTTGTTTGTAGAATTATGGAGAAACCGTATGACACTCGGTGACACCACCTCGGTTCGCTTTTATCTGATGGCCTCCATCAAACGCAAATTGGTCCGCCATTTGAATGCACAACAAAAGCATACCAGCAACGAAGATATCCCGGTGGAATACTGGCATATCAACACGCCTTCCCACGAGAACCACCTGATTTCGGAGGAAGAATTCGAATCCACCAACCAGCACCTGAATGTGGCCATCAACGGCCTGCCGCGCCGCCAGCGCGAGGCGATCTTCCTCAAATTTTACATGAACCTCAACAACCACGAGATCGCAGATTTGATGAAAATAAATATACAATCGGTATATAACCTGGTTTTCGGTGCGCTGGGCAACCTTAAAAAGCAAATGACACTCGACAGACTGACTTTTTAA
- a CDS encoding replication-associated recombination protein A, protein MNTITTPLAERLRPRTLDDFVGQEKLLGPKGPLRRAILQNAIPSMIFWGPPGVGKTTLALLIAETTKRQFYNLSAISSGVKDLREVLARPSGLFPAILFIDEIHRYNKSQQDALLGAVEKGQVTLIGATTENPSFEINSALLSRCQVYILEAFGEKELKGLIARALEKDPWLKEKNIKFASYDALMRLSGGDGRKLLNLLELVVLGKGDAKKIEITDEWVTEVAQQNIARYDKSGEQHYDIISAFIKSLRGSDPNGAVYWMARMIVAGEDPSFIARRMLIMASEDIGNANPTAMIMANACMQAVNVIGYPECRIILSQTAVYLATSPKSNASYMAIGEAIEAATRTAHLPVPLHLRNAPTKLMKQIGYGKDYKYSHSYEGNFAKQDFLPDELKGTRFFEPGHNSREEEIRKKLQHWWGDWYGY, encoded by the coding sequence ATGAACACGATTACCACGCCCCTCGCCGAACGCCTCCGCCCGCGGACGCTCGACGATTTTGTGGGGCAGGAAAAGCTGCTCGGCCCGAAAGGTCCGTTAAGGCGCGCCATTTTACAGAATGCAATCCCCTCGATGATTTTCTGGGGACCGCCCGGTGTGGGGAAAACTACCCTCGCATTGCTCATCGCCGAAACAACCAAACGGCAATTCTACAACCTCAGCGCGATCAGTTCCGGCGTGAAAGATCTGCGCGAGGTGCTGGCACGGCCTTCGGGCTTGTTCCCGGCCATTTTGTTTATTGATGAAATTCACCGCTACAATAAAAGCCAGCAGGATGCATTGCTGGGAGCGGTTGAGAAAGGTCAGGTAACGCTGATCGGCGCCACAACGGAAAATCCGTCATTTGAAATCAACTCCGCATTGCTCTCGCGGTGCCAGGTATATATCCTGGAAGCATTTGGTGAAAAGGAATTGAAAGGCCTCATTGCCCGTGCATTGGAAAAAGATCCGTGGCTGAAAGAGAAGAATATCAAATTCGCATCCTATGACGCGCTGATGCGGCTTTCGGGCGGTGACGGCCGTAAACTGCTCAACCTCCTCGAACTGGTGGTGCTGGGTAAGGGTGACGCCAAGAAGATTGAAATCACCGATGAATGGGTGACCGAGGTAGCGCAGCAGAACATTGCTCGATACGACAAATCGGGCGAGCAGCATTATGATATCATTTCCGCATTCATCAAATCACTCCGCGGCAGCGATCCCAATGGGGCCGTGTACTGGATGGCCCGGATGATCGTCGCGGGTGAAGATCCGTCGTTTATAGCCCGCCGGATGCTCATTATGGCCTCAGAGGACATCGGTAATGCCAACCCCACGGCGATGATCATGGCCAATGCCTGCATGCAGGCCGTGAATGTGATCGGCTATCCCGAATGCCGCATCATCCTTTCGCAAACGGCCGTGTACCTGGCCACGTCGCCCAAAAGTAATGCGAGCTACATGGCGATCGGCGAGGCTATCGAGGCGGCTACGCGCACCGCGCACCTGCCTGTGCCTTTGCACCTGCGTAATGCGCCTACGAAGCTGATGAAGCAGATCGGCTACGGCAAGGATTATAAATACTCGCACAGTTACGAGGGAAATTTCGCGAAGCAGGATTTCCTGCCCGACGAGCTGAAAGGGACGCGGTTTTTCGAGCCCGGGCACAATTCGCGCGAGGAAGAAATCCGGAAAAAGTTGCAGCACTGGTGGGGCGACTGGTACGGCTACTGA